The DNA segment TATACCAGTCTgttcatatattgattagatgagtataacaaaaaattattacatatgtctagcaatatacattagacgagtttgtccatatattgattagacaaaaatagcaaaaaatattaaatgcgtCATTCCGAatattgattagatgagtcCAAGAATACAATTAGACGAGTATGTTCATACATTGATCAGACTAGTCTTGTAACACACATTAGATTAGTTTGTCCATATACTAATTACACTAGTCTAACAATATAAGTTAGACGAGTCTTTTTGTGCACGTCTAAGATGAatctattaatacacattagacgacTTTATCCATTTTATGATTAGGCAAGTATTGCAATTTACATTACACAAGTTTgtttatatactaattaaacgaatctaataatatacattgatgattgtattcatatactaattagacatatctaattaaatatattgaacGAGTTTGTCAAATTATTGATTAGAGGAGTCTAACAATTTACATTACATCAGTCTATTCATACACTAGTTTACATCTTTAAAAAGTCAATTCTACGTATTTATAtatatcctttatatttttaaaaactttattatatttttacacatgttttatcttttatattttacaaaaatctgttatttattcttttaaacatattaactttttaaagttacaaattatttttacaattaattttatttaaaacttaattatagacttaaaaatattcattatcttttttttttgtttgatttctaATTCACTCTTAATAAACACGCATTTCAACATCAATCTAGCCCATGTAGACACAAGTTTATTCAGGGCGTTGCAGTTTGTGGTCTAAAACACGTGAATGTCATTCTATTGAGTCACTTTAAATTGAAGCACCTAATTTATGGATAAATCTTATGTGGCACTCCACGATTTAACTGTTTAGAGGAATGAATGAGATGAAGTTTAATCAGATACATcatgttttatatttcttctccgcttcatctttttttaattaaaaaaaaagacaaaaattacgctgcttagttttattttagtagaTTAAAGTAGCCCaagtgtaaattgattttttttttctacaaaattataaaatataaataatctaGTCTTTTAATGGTTAGGGAGGCTTTGAtctactgttttttttttcacatatataaaataatatatgaattattcctttttacaaattttagtattaaatacatgttttaatttttgtaaatttaataagaaaatctaaagtagaagaaaatttaacaagcctatccttttttttttcacatgtttCTGTATATTAATAATCAGAATTTCTTAATCTCATCTTCGAATAACCACCACTACATTATATGATTAATAAACAGAATTTCTTAATCTCGTCTTTGAATAGCCACCACTACATTATACGAGTCTCATTAATTTTATCACCGAATATTTGGATTTATATTTGTCAATTTCAGATAAGACAGTGACTCTGAGGAGCTATCTTCATTGGAGTGTAACCAGACACATAAGAAATCCGCGATTAAGATTGGCCTTGGAACACGAAGGGCTCTCATTCAGCAGAAAACATAGTCAAAAACTTATCCAACAAGTTGGAATCTTAAAAGGTTTCATCCTCTGTTACATGTCTGGTTCTGGAAAATTCTGGAAAACGAAATGATACTTTCATTTCTCACGACCCCACCCATGATGTCGTGTTTTCCAGAATTTTCCACACCGCCTTCTTCAAAATtctattctttatatatatatttcacaaaAACCCTACCTTCTCCACATTCAAACACTACCTTTTCTAGAATTAACAACCTTAATTTTTCTTCTGTTCTGCGGTCTCAACAGACAGAACACAACACTCTTCACAAATGGCACACGCTTTGTCCTCTAATCTGGCTCTTAACCTTCCCACATCGAGGTATCTTCTTCACTCCAGACCAACCCAGTTGAAGCCAGCGAGGTTCATGGTCATGGGAGATGCAAGAGAAAAGCTTGACCACATCCCAAAACCCAACAAGAACCACCATCCTCTTCCCAAGAAGAAAGCTGCCCCTGCTGCACCCATAGGTACCCTGTTCTTATAATTCccaactgtttttgaaaatttactttCGGAAATAAAAGTTTTCATAAACATCTGgctaaatttcaaaacttttattagaaaaataaatacatgaatTTCTTTCAAACcgtatatgttttaatttaatctagGTTACCgttatttttgtttctgtaGTGAGCACTGATTGTGTGAGTATGAACATGTGTTGATTGAATAAAAGCAGGGTTGTGGGACAGGTTTCCTACGGCGAGAACAATGCAAGAGATGATGGAGACGATGGAGAGGATGATGGAGGACCCTTTTGCATTTAGCACGCTTGAGTGGCCTTCATCACCCTTACCGAGTGAGGGTGTGGGAGGGTACAGAAGAAGAGGAAGGGCACCATGGGAAGTGAAAGAGGGAGAGAGTGAGTACAAGATGAGGTTTGACATGCCTGGGATGAACAAAGAGGATGTGAAAGTCTGGGTGGAGGAAAAGATGCTTGTGGTTAAAGCAGAAAAGGCAccaaagaagaaagagatggTTCAACAGGATCAACGGCCGAGGCAAccagaagaggaagaagaagagggatgGTCTGCAAAGAGCTATGGCAGGTATAGCAGTAGGATTGCTCTGCCCGACAATGTCCAGTTTGAGAATATTAAGGCTGAGGTTAAGGATGGTGTTCTCTACATAGCCATTCCCAAAGCTAATACTAGTTACTCCAACATCCTAGATATCCAAGTTCAATGATTCATCTTTCTGTCTTTTATACTATACACAGTTTTTGCTTTCAACAACAGTTAATTATGTAGGTATCTAcgtaagttattttaatttctcgtaattttctttccttactgatttaatttcatttcagaAAATTACTCTGAtttccaattttctttttcataatcttttttttttttttacgattAACAAAGAGAAAATCTTATGACTAGATaatcctaaattcaatcaacgTCTCTcagattaattattttcattttttattttatttattataatttcgcataataattaataaatctttatatcttattaaattacatttatgtCCGTCATTATGtcacataattaaatttatttaattaattctaacaATCTTGTTAGACTTAGTGTCCTAACAAGGTTTATTAACTGTAGTTTTTGCTACGtgtctttttctaattttcttagAAGTTTTATTATTGACTTGAATATGTTAGACAACtatacttaataaatttttataatttaattcagttttaaatttatgataaatttaaatgtttctaATGGAATtctatttaacttatttaatattttaaatatttaaattttatatttattaattgaatacttaaaattagttatcgatataaaaaatcaataaataaatataaagttataaatactcaaaataacaaaaatctaataaaaacttaatcaaTAATACTTGAactttttatatgattaaaatttaattaagctCGTTTCACTTTCAAATTGTTATTACAACGAAAAATAACTACAGACataataatttatctatttttattagttaattaatttattttcttttattatctcTCTTACTTATCGTTTCCTTGAATTTTCAAATTACtgaatttttaaagtttttctaAACCCCTAAATATGAAAAGAGTGCATAATCTCTTAcaatggaaataaataaatatacacatTAATAGAATATACTTATATTCATTGTGTTGAAATGCATAcattaatataatgtaaaaagaTATACACAGTGCTGTATTTATCATAAcctttgaaatttaattttatagttattattttctaaaccttaacAATAAGTgactaaaaatacattaaatataataattatgattttaactTATTCATTATGGGTTCTCAATATAAAAGGATTGGAAATGTCCACAATTTGAATTTCTTCTCAAAAGgtatttgaacaaaaaaaaaaaaattccatgtgccataaataaagaaaaaaagtacatAATAAAACCTCAACGTGTTAACAAATTAGAAATGTTCATACTATTTTCTGACATttataagagaaagaaattagTATTGGATAATATATAATGTGCTAGatattaatagtaataagtacttgtgaagaaaaaaaagttcatgGATTATTATTGTAAAACAACTTTGTTAGTCATTTcttataagataatatttttaatataataatgacATTAAAATTAGAATCTATGACTTTTCTATACCGTCAAAACCTCTATTACTATATGATGTCAGtgatcttaaaagaaaaaaaaaaatcaatatatcaattaataaaatcatactAATAAGCAACGACATTAAACATTTGGTagataaaatacattaaatattgcaattagaaataaaagtaattagtCATGGGTAGAATACTTTGGGTATAACATCCACTCTACTGGCTTGCATAAAACAAAGtatattatctaaaatatatataaagagaattaatataattatctaaaacaaaaataatcataatatatatatatatatatatatatatatatatataatttaaaatttatatcgaATAACTACTAGActtcaaataaaactattttgcAATAAAATGATCAATACCTATTATTTTCTCATGCTAATAAAGTGatgattacaaaaaaaaaaaaaagatatatatatatatatatatatatatatatatatataaaacataaaaattaacagaataaaataatcataaacatacaAAAATTCTATTATAAATCTATCtcaaatagtaaaaaaaaaaacatattcaaaataCAAACTGACGCACAAAAATAATGTTCAATATTAAACCTTTTACAAAAAGTGACATTCAACGACAATTGTGGTGTTTAGTGACACTTTCTCGCGTTCAACATTTAGGAGCTAAATTGTTCTATACTTGGAGTGTAAAGATTGATGTTCAACGATACCCTAAGGTTGTTTAACGCAATACCATTTGCAAAAACTGACACTAAATGGTGTAGTCTTTTGCTCAGTGTCTTGGGTGTCCAAAGCTTGTAACACAAACTAGCTTCTAACGTCACTCTATTATCACTCAACACCGTATCAGTTgacaacaaatatattttgtgattttaaatgAACTTGGACCTGATCGATTGCTTAAATTGGTACTCTTTTCTTAGTAGAttgtttgaaaacaattttaacaCATAAATATTCCTACCAATTTCATCAATTACttgtattctaaatttttttaatcacacAAATCCaaacacaaaacaacaaaaaatcatgAACCAATCATTCAACCATACAAACTAAACGAGTCAAACTCAccataaatcaaattcataaaaaaacaaatataattcattttcaacataaaaatcaagtaTCAACACACATTTGTCAATTTAGCaaaaacactacaagaaaattaaaaagtggCTTATCTTATCTTAACAAAATTGCTCAACAAATTGCAAAGAGCCAAAACGTCTCTTAattagaagattttttttttcatacataaaaacaatatcaaaacgatctaatcatattaaaaaagacattaataaataaatattaaaaaaaaatacataagaacACATGTAAATGGCattcataaaattgaaaaataacttacgcaaaaagaaaaattaattaatctaaatCGAAAAAGCTATTTGCAAgaatcatttttaaagttttgattatttaatcgacgaataaaaaaaatacaaaaaagttaaacaattaaaaaaataataatttctaaataaataaaatattttaaaataataaaaatatttcataataaaaacatttatattaaaaaactttaatattaaaataataaaatctgaCTATTTcttgtaatattatattttaattctttattttgatattgatggaacaataataattatataaatgtccGTTAGATTTGCCTCCACTTCTATATTCTCTGGCTCCAAATTGAAagtataataacaattttaccAATTTAGCAAAAACAAACATCCCCGCTCCAAAAgctattatgaattattttttaggatCCCAAATATATTTCCACCAGGAATACAGTTACTAGTTTGTtgtttttaggaaaaaaaaaagagtcactTAACATATCTAagcatttataattttaaaaaataaaaaataatatataaagaaacgtataacataaaaaattaattatatatctattataactcagttgaaaaagaaattatacttttgtttttcaatatgtGAAAAACGAGAGAGAAATAACTGTTGGATTCATCTTAAACACACacttaattattaaattcagcaataataataataataataataataataatatcgaGAGAAAAAATGGAAtgttaatgaaaaaggaaaaagaaaatctaacgGGCAAAActgaagaataaaacaaaaattaagaaaactagACGTTAGGGGAAAGATTAGCAGAAAAATAATGCAATGCAAAATTGTGGGGGCAAATGAGAAGTGGGACCCACTcgaataaaattgaaagaaaggttgataAGCTTTAACAATGATATATTAGGTCAGAAGAGTCCACAAGAATCAACGTGTCTAAACCTCAACGTTACTGGAAGAAAAAGGTTCCATTTTTTTCTCACCACATGCAATtcagaaattatatttattcgACCGTTTAATCGCTCATTCACATTAATTTGTGAAGCAACACACTTTCGATTTTTCCCTCTCTGAATGTAGttatagaaatagaaaaagggTTGAGTGAGTGCTTTGTTTTGCGTTATGGGTGAACCATCGGCATGTCTCGTTCGATCCTTCTCCAGTCCCGCCGACACTCGTTACGAGGTGAGTTTTTGTTTCGCAAAATAAGCTTTCGtatgtttctgttttgtttttttggtgTGGCTGTTGGTGTTGATAAATGGTGGTGTGGTatgtttggttttggttttcGTTGTTGAGAGGTTGGAGTGTCTGTAACTGCCTTTTCGTTTCGATTTTGGATTTTAGCATTGCGTTTTCTGGTGCAATTTAACTGTGTTGTTGAAGCGTTTGTATAATTACACCATACACTGAACTCGGGAACTTATCATCGCATTCtcgaatttttttttcattccaatAATCAGTTTATGGCTTCCTTTGCtgaagttttaaaaatttctatCATCCAGTCTCACGTTGTTTTTGTCGAGGAAAGGAACCACCCATGGGTTTCGATGTCAATGGTAAATTCACCAATGCTGTTGTTCTGTTCTGGATATAATTTGTATCGATGTTACAATTTTGCAGTTTCCTGTGGTGTGTTGAGTTTGGTGACTTGTGAAATATGTAGATTGgtgtttattgttttgttttttgatttTAGGGTAATCCTGTCCGTGCGCTTGGAGAATCTATCTCTTTTGGGAGGTTTATGACAGAAAACTTGGATTGGGAGAAATGGTCAACATTCACTCACAATCGTTATGTTGAAGAAGCTGAGAGATATTCCAAGCCGGGTTCTGTGGCCGCGAAGAAAGCCTACTTTGAGGCTCATTACAAGAGAAAGGCTGCGGAGAGAGCAGCTGCATTGgtccaagaagcaaatgcaaaTCCTCAGGCTGATGGAACTCTTGAGTTGGAAGCTCAGCAAAGAAACTATGCTGATTCATCCTCTGAAACGAGTTCAAATGTGCAAAACGTTGTTGCCGCCAATGAACAGCCGAATGAAGAAACTTTTAATTACCAAGTTGTTGAATGTGCTGATGGGGACCAGCGAGAATGTGATGCCGGACAAAGTGATCTAGATATTTCCAACGTAGAAGGAGTAGTGGACGTGGCACATGCCCTCGtcaatacaaatattaatttggGAAGTTTCACATCCATCGGTAATTCGAACCAGTTTGATCATGTTGAAGGCAATACAAATACTGGCCCTGTGGAAGAGAAGATGCCTGATCATGTAAATTTGTGCTTTCcttctttgtttagatttgattcctttttgtttcttctgaTGAGTAATTTTCTAACTGTGATGTCTGTGCACATTTATCATACTGATGCTGCAGGGCACGGCTGGTCCCAATGTATCTACCAAAAAACGACAAGCAAATTCTTCTCCAGAATTATCTACCAAAACTGTGTCTTCCAAATGTTTTCCTCTTGATGAAAAGAAGGCTGGTGCTGCTGCTGTGTCATCCAGAAGTGGAATAAAGAGTGGTCCGAAAGGCAAGAAATCTGTTGGAGACTTAGTTGAGAAGAATAAACTAACTGCGCAGTCAGTCCACTCGTCAATCAATCTTCCATCTCGTACTGGTGAAACACGCAAAAGAGCTGCTGCAGCTACGCAGTCCAGAAATGGTTTAAACACTTTTTCGACCAATAAGAAGTCTGTTGGAGGCATGGTTGAGAAGAAACGAGTAGGTACACCATTACTCAAAATGTCAATCAATCTCCCATCGGGTGCTGTTATGTCAAGCAACACAGATACTGCAGCTACTAAACCCAGAAATGGAACAAACTTTGTTGCGAAAGTTATGAAATCTGTCGGAAACTCGGTGGCAAAGAGACCAACCTCAAGGTCACTCCACATGTCAATCAATCTGCCTTCTGGTGCAGCTGAAACAAGTAAAACAGCTTCAGTGTTTGGCcagaacataattaaaaaagttcGTTCTAATTTGCCCAAACATAATCCAGTGGCGTTGCGGGCATCGACTGAGGTATTAACTTATCCACCTTTTGGTTGTACCTACATTTGCACAGTGGTTTTTCTGCGTAAATACACAACATTTGAAATGGTACTCTGGTTGCTAAAGATTTTTCCCCTTCTTTAGGCATCTCGTGGTTTGCAAGATCAAGGTTCTGCCAATCTCCTTTCTCAGAGTGGAAGGTATTTTGTCTTCTATGccttttttttaggttatgaATGTTCAAACAT comes from the Vigna radiata var. radiata cultivar VC1973A chromosome 2, Vradiata_ver6, whole genome shotgun sequence genome and includes:
- the LOC106755409 gene encoding small heat shock protein, chloroplastic isoform X2; this translates as MAHALSSNLALNLPTSRYLLHSRPTQLKPARFMVMGDAREKLDHIPKPNKNHHPLPKKKAAPAAPIGLWDRFPTARTMQEMMETMERMMEDPFAFSTLEWPSSPLPSEGVGGYRRRGRAPWEVKEGESEYKMRFDMPGMNKEDVKVWVEEKMLVVKAEKAPKKKEMVQQDQRPRQPEEEEEEGWSAKSYGRYSSRIALPDNVQFENIKAEVKDGVLYIAIPKANTSYSNILDIQVQ
- the LOC106755409 gene encoding small heat shock protein, chloroplastic isoform X1; its protein translation is MAHALSSNLALNLPTSRYLLHSRPTQLKPARFMVMGDAREKLDHIPKPNKNHHPLPKKKAAPAAPIAGLWDRFPTARTMQEMMETMERMMEDPFAFSTLEWPSSPLPSEGVGGYRRRGRAPWEVKEGESEYKMRFDMPGMNKEDVKVWVEEKMLVVKAEKAPKKKEMVQQDQRPRQPEEEEEEGWSAKSYGRYSSRIALPDNVQFENIKAEVKDGVLYIAIPKANTSYSNILDIQVQ
- the LOC106754641 gene encoding protein WVD2-like 4, which gives rise to MGEPSACLVRSFSSPADTRYEGNPVRALGESISFGRFMTENLDWEKWSTFTHNRYVEEAERYSKPGSVAAKKAYFEAHYKRKAAERAAALVQEANANPQADGTLELEAQQRNYADSSSETSSNVQNVVAANEQPNEETFNYQVVECADGDQRECDAGQSDLDISNVEGVVDVAHALVNTNINLGSFTSIGNSNQFDHVEGNTNTGPVEEKMPDHGTAGPNVSTKKRQANSSPELSTKTVSSKCFPLDEKKAGAAAVSSRSGIKSGPKGKKSVGDLVEKNKLTAQSVHSSINLPSRTGETRKRAAAATQSRNGLNTFSTNKKSVGGMVEKKRVGTPLLKMSINLPSGAVMSSNTDTAATKPRNGTNFVAKVMKSVGNSVAKRPTSRSLHMSINLPSGAAETSKTASVFGQNIIKKVRSNLPKHNPVALRASTEASRGLQDQGSANLLSQSGSCLKSSSTNKSNLQSATISLPFKFRSEERAVKRREFLQRIDETKSKEEEKMKLQRTLKGKTVLGHKKLGQNSGSLSKLNEDKVGGSHSPSTHIRKTSPTLSRSPKLVRKASSSSSTVHDKSLGNSSKPPISTNNSKRTTEKINRTTRPINSLSCTTRENASPNIQH